A region of the Desulfobacter postgatei 2ac9 genome:
CTGCCACTGGAGTTCTTCTTCTGTCAGTTCGGGCAGCCCGGTTTTGTACATTTCTTGTTCTTTTGCTGATAAAAATCCGGCACTGCTCAACAGGAACAGTACAATTATCATCAGGCCGATCGCCTTTATTGTCATGGGTTTTGCTTTCATTCACGCCTCCTTTTAAATAGTGAGAATTGTCATTAGACATGACAGGACTAATAGACAAAATGTATGCCACGGTTTGGGCATTGCATGTATGAAAGTTTGAACGCCTTTGTTCATAAGCGTTTCACCGCAGGATTTTTATTAAACGAGACATTCTGTATATTGAAATTTCAAAGGGGATGTCACAGGTTTTTGTTCAAATGGTCAAATATCACCATAAAAACTGCGATATATCACCACAAAAACAAGATACCCTTCCGAGGAAAAGAAAAGACGGAGACAAAAACGATAAGGGTCATAAAAAGTGGGAAAATTGGTAAAGTGAACCCTGGGCAGATCGTTTACAACCTCCGGACTACTACTCATATTCTCGTTGATACCTGAATAGACAAGGCCGAAGCGGGTTACCGATTCGGCTTTGTTAGTTTACTATGTTCTTCGTGAATACTTATTTTTTAATTTTTCGGCGGCCGATACCTGCCAGACTAATCAGGCCGAACCCCAAAAGTATCATGGTTCCGGGTTCGGGGGTGGGGGTGTTCGGAGGAGTATAAGGGGGTGTGGGATCGCCGTAAGCGGCAGTAAAGTGTGAGATTGTAGGTATATTGCTTTCACCAGTGTTCGAATTGGGGGGGGTCAAAAGGTGTGTTGTGGTCCAGAAACCAGATTGCACAGTTGGATCTAAAAAGTACAGAGCAAATTCGTTAGCAGTTTTTACACTGTAAAACTCGACATAAGGTTTGTCTGTCGAGTCTAATGTGGACCATGTACCAGTCATTTGGGTTGCGTCCCACGTTACTGTCAAATCACCAGTTGTGCCAGAGCCGGATCCGCTGGCGTCATCTGGTAGTTCGACTTTGTCGCTGGTAATATTATAATTGTTGTCACCAAGGTAATAACGAATAAGATCCTCAATCATTGGCTCGCTGTCGTTGTTCTCGCTAGTAATAGTGCCGATATAATATCCTGTCCATATGGGTGGGTTTGTTGTCTCATGATCTTCATAACCATATACAGGAACACCAACATAAGTACCGTAACTCCCTGTGTCTCGGTCAACGACAGTGTAATTCTTCTTGCTTGGGCCTATTATCGTATTAGTTCCGTCTTCGACCATAAGTGGTGATGCATAGGCGTTTAGTCCCAATAACACTAAGAAAACAATCAAAAATAAATTAAACTTTTTCATAAGCTTCCTCCCTAAGTAAATTCTAACGATAGTAATTTTTTTAACTCAACTTCCGTCAAACAGTCCCCCCCATTCCTGAAACCAAAAACCGCATTACCCGCAACTTTTAACTTTCAGGCAACCCGGCTGTCCCCTTTAATTAGAATCCGTGTCTTTCCGTCCCTGACTTTCGTCAGGTTTGGCTTTGACTGTTGAATGCTTAGAAGCAAAAATCGATCCAATAATTTAATGAAAAAGAAGAATTGCGAAATTAAGTTATAAATTCAAATATATAAGAAAAACTTGCCTTGTTTTCCTGAACGGTAAGACCCAAAAGTATTACTATTATTGTGGTATTTATTTCACAATAATGTGGTATTTATTTCACAGTCTAAGAAAAACTTTTATAGCATAATTTTCACCCTATTGTTGAGAATGTTGAACTCGGCGTGTGCCGGCTGAGGATCGGATCAATACCATAGTCAGGATTGTCTTCCGCATCTGGAGACGGGTTCTACAAGGTATTCAGAAAAAAAGGCCAGGCCGGAAATCTTCAATACTGTTTTAAAAAAGCTGAAAACAGAACACCCCTTTCCCGGGAAAAAGAGAAGAGACTATCCGGGATAAGGGGTGTATCTAAAAAAAGAAGAGAATTAAGGCGTATCAACAGAATCCCATGACATGACATTATTATTCGGAGAATAGATATAAGTGATAGGACATAAATTTTTCCCTGTTTATTCATCAAAGAACTGTATTGGTAGTGGATTCCTTTGAAAATGCTAACAGGGAAAAACTTTAGTCCCGGTACTTATGTGGTCATTGGGCCATATTCGTGGTACCCTAATTAGGGTAAAGACTCATAGGGTTCCATGATTCCACCGTACTTTTCGGGGAGATGGGCAAAACCCCTTGTTTATAGACCAGCAAAAATAGAATAAGGAGAAAACTATGGAAAAATATGTATGCGGTCCCAATGGCTACGTGTATGATGATGCGCCTGGATGTGACGGGAGCCCAGGCGCATGCCGACCCTGTGACTACGTGTATGACCCGGCAAAAGGCGATCCCGACAAAGGCATTGCCCCCGGCACTGCCTTTGAAGACCTTCCCCAAGACTGGACCTGTCCTGTCTGCGGAGAATGCAAAGATGAATTTCGAAAAGACAAATAAGTTGTGCTATTCTTAAGAAGTGGTAGAATTAGGACCAGTATCACAAATACATAACACAGCAAAGCATCTGAGGTTTATTCATGGGCAAGCAAGACATATTAGAAATATTACGTCGTTATAAAAAAGAAGTGGCCAATGAATATAAAATTTTAAAAATTGGAATTTTTGGATCAATTTCCCGGGGGGAAGCAAATGATGAAAGTGATGTCGATATTGTAATTCGTGTCTCAGAACCGGATTTTTTCATGCTTGCTGGAATAAAAAACGACTTGGAAGATAGGCTTAAGAAACCTGTTGATATTGTTACGTACACAGACTCAATGAATGCTTTTTTAAAAAAACGAATAGATAATGAGGCTGTGTATGCGTGACAACGAGCTAATTTTAGAAATTCTTCATCAGATTCAGGAATCGGCCCAGAAGGTTATTCAGCGATTTCAGATAATAAGCAAACCAAATGATTTCACCGATACGTCGAATGGCGTTGAGAAAATGGATGCCATTTGCATGATGCTTATTGTTATTGGTGAATCTTTGAAAAAACTCGATAAATTGACCGATAATGATTTGCTCTCTAAATATCCTGATATCGACTGGAAAAAAGCAAAAGGGATGAGAGATATTATCACTCATCACTATGCTGATATAAACGCTGATACTGTATTTTTTACGTGCAAAAGGAAAATACCCGATCTTCTTGTGACAATTCAAAAAATCATCAATGATTTAAAAGTTTGATACTTTTCGTTCATTTTCAGTTTTTATAAAAATCGGTTGGACTATTGATTTCCGAGAAAATAAAGGAAAAATACGATCAGGCGCCCCATGCCCCCGGGGTTTATCTCATGCGGGACAAAAAGGGCAACATTCTTTATGTGGGCAAGGCCAAGGATTTAAAAAAGAGGCTGGCCTCATATTTTATGAGAAAGGACCAGCCCGAGCACAAGACCGCAGCACTTTTGGCCCTGGTAGATGATTTTTACCTGGTGGTCACCCAGTCCGACCAGGAGGCCTTTATCCTGGAATCCAACCTGATCAAAGAACATTCCCCCAAATATAATGTCCTTCTAAAAGACGGTAAAAACTATCCGCTGCTGCGCATTGACATGAATGAACCTTATCCCTCCATCCAGCGGGTGCGTCGTATTGAACAGGACAAGGCCCTCTATTTCGGGCCCTATTCCTCCTCCAAGAGCGTGAACCAGACGTTAAAACAGATCCAGCGGATTTTCAAGCTTCGAAAATGCCGGGAGGCCCAGTTTAAAAACAGGTCCCGGCCCTGCCTGAATTATCAGATCAAGGCATGCCTGGGGCTTTGTTGCAATGCGGTGGACCCTGGGGAGTACCAGGCCCGGGTTAAGGCTGCGGTATTGTTTCTCAGGGGGCGGACCCGGGAGGTGATTAAGAAGCTGCGCCTTGAGATGTCGGAATTTGCAGCTGCCCAGGCCTTTGAAAAGGCAGCCCAGGTCCGGGACACCATCTTTGCCGTGGAGCGGATCATGGAGCGCCAGGTGGTGGTGAGTGCGGACGGGCAGGACCGGGATGTGCTCGGGCTTGCCTGGGACCGGGACCTGGCTGTGGTGACGGTCATGCAGGTAAGGTCCGGGCATCTCATAAACACGGCCTACTACCCTTTGAATCTGGGGTTCAAGGAACCGGATGAGGTTTTGGCCGCCTTTGTGATCCAGTATTATGAGAAAGCCGCCCAGATTCCGGGCTCCGTCCTGTTCAGCCATCCCTCCGACGATATGGTCCGGGCCGAAGCCCGGCTCAATGAGGTGGCCGATCACCGGGTACATTTCCATTATCCGGTCCGCGGGGAAAAGAAACGGCTGGCTGATATGGCACGGCTTAACGCAAAGGGCGAACTTGAAAAAATTTTGGACAGGGAGGCCGAGGCCCGGGCAGGGCTTACCATGCTCCAGCACCTTCTGGGCATGGACCGGCTGCCCGAACGCATGGAGTGCTTTGACAACTCCAATCTCCAGGGAAAAGATCCTGTCGCGGCTATGGTGGTGTTCACCGGCGGCAGGCCGGATAGAAATGCCTACCGTAAATTTATTATAAAGGGTATTGACCAGCAGGATGACTATGCCTACATGACCCATGTACTCTCCCGCCGATTCCGGCACGACCGGGAAGATATTCCCCTGCCGGACCTGCTGGTGGTGGACGGCGGTAAAGGACAGTTGTCCATGGCCGTGAGCGTGGTCAGGGAACTGGGGCTGGAGGGGAAGTTTACCCTGGCAGGGCTGGCCAAAAAGGATGCGGATAAGGGCGAGAAAGCAGACAAGGTTTACCTGCCGGGACGGTCCAATCCCTTGAATACGGCCCAGTCTGCCAAGGCCCTTTTTCTGTTGGCGCAGATTCGGGATGAGGCCCACAGGTCTGCCGTTACCTTCCAGCGCTCCCGCAGGGAAAAGCGGGGAAAACTCTCCGCCCTTGACGGTATCCCCGGCATTGGACCGAAAAAAAAGAAGCTGCTGCTTACCACCTTTAAGGGCATTGATAATATCCGAAACCAGTCGCCGGAAGAACTTGCCGCACTTCCCGGCATTACGCTGGACATGGCAAAAAATCTGCTCCAGGTGCTGTCTGAATAAGCTCCAATATGGTGGACATTTACACTCAACTGTTCTATTAGATATTGTTTTGTTTCGACAAAATTTAATGATTGTATTATGATCCAATTTTTTGGCGAAAACCCAATTAACAACGGACCCGTCAGATTCAGAAAACTGAGGGCCGGGAGAACAAAATGAACGACAGGTTTGAGGACGACAACACCCAGAATACTGACCAGGGTACCGACCAGAACATCGACCAGAGCATCGACCAGAACATGGATGAGATGAGCTTTGAGCAGATGCTTGATGCCTATGATTCAAAAATCGGCCGGGAATTCAAGCCCGGGGATATGGTGGAAGGACAGATTATTTCCATCGGAGAAAATTCAGTTTACCTGGACACGGGGACAAAGTCCGACGGTGTGATGGATAAGTCCGAGCTGCTGGATGAAAATGGTGAATTTCAGTATTCAGTGGGTGATATCCTTAAACTGTATGTGGTTTCCTTGAGCGAAAGCGAAGTGATTTTGTCCAAGGCGGTTTCCGGGGCCGGGATGGCTGCCATGATTGAGGATGCCTATCGCGGGCATACCCCTGTTGAAGGCCGGGTGACCGGGGTTGTCAAAGGCGGTTTTTCCGTGGATCTCCTGGGCAAGAGGGCATTTTGTCCGGTGAGTCAGATTGATGTCAAATATGTGGAATCCCTTGAGGATTATGAGGGCCAGACCTACCATTTTTTGATTACCCGGTATGAGGAAAAGGGCAGGAATATTGTTGTCTCCCGCAGGGATCTGCTCAACGAACAGATCAGGGAAGAACGTACGGCATTCATGAAAGAATTGGCCGAAGGAGATACGGTTCAGGGCAAGGTGACCAAGCTGATGTCCTACGGCGCATTTGTTGAACTTGCGCCCGGCGTGGAGGGTATGGTCCATATTTCAGAATTGAGTTGGTCCAGGGTGGAAAAGCCTGAAGAAGTGGTTCGGGTGGATGATATTCTGCCTGTCAAGGTATTAAAGATTGAAAAACCCCTTTCCGACTCTCCCAAAATTTCCCTGTCCGTTAAACAGACCTCGGGTAACCCCTGGGATAACATCGGCACCACCTTCAATATCGGAGACCAGGTCAGCGGTAAAGTGGTGCGTCTGACCTCTTTCGGGGCTTTTGTCGAGATCGCCCCGGGTATTGACGGTCTGGTCCATATATCTGAAATGAGCCATGTGAAACGGGTCCTGCGTCCCGAGGACGAAGTGGGTGTCGGGCAGACCGTTCAGGTCATGATCAAGGCCATTGACATGGACAGTAAACGGATTTCACTGAGTATGAAAGATGCGGCAGGCGATCCCTGGACCGGTGTTCTGGCCAAATATCCCGTGGGCAGTGTCGTGGAGGGTATCCTGGAGAAAAAGGAAGGCTTTGGACTGTTTATCCGCCTGGAACCCGGCATTACAGGCCTTATGCCCACGTCAAACTTGCGGCAGTCCGCAGAGGCAGCAAAATTTGAGTCCCTGAAACCCGGAGATGCTGTCCCGGTACTGGTTCAGGACGTGGATGAGGATAACCGGCGGATGACCCTGGCTCCTCCGGACCAGAAATCTTCAGACAATTGGAAGCAGTTTGCGAAAAGTGCCAAAGGCGCCTCTTCCTTTGGGTCTATGGAAAGCATTTTACGCGCGGCGTTGGAGAAAACGAAATAGGGGACACACCCTGGTGCCTTAAATGCCAGCAATGTTTATCACCGACTTTGACGGCACCCTGCTGACGGATGACATGCGTATCCGTAGCCGGGATCTGGAGACCCTGGCCGGGTTGAGGTCTGCCGGTGTAATCACGGTCATTGCCACGGGGCGCAGCCTCTATTCCTTCAGGCGCGCCCTTAAGCATATGGATTTTCACCCGGAAGATCTGCCCCTTGATTATCTGATTTTTTCCACGGGTGCCGGCATCATGGCTTGGCCCGGGGATAGATTGATCCGTTCATCTTCCATCCCTGAAGAGGGGGTCTTGGAAATTTCAGCCTGTTTTGATCGTTTTGGCTTCGATTATATGATCCATAAAGCCATTCCCGACACCTCATCTTTTCTGTTTAAATTTACATCCGGCGACAATCCTGATTTTGAGCGGCGAATGGCAATGTATTCGAATTTTGCTACGCCCCTTGAAGCGGAAACCACGATTTATGAGCAGTCCACTCAGGTTTTGG
Encoded here:
- a CDS encoding PEP-CTERM sorting domain-containing protein, with protein sequence MKKFNLFLIVFLVLLGLNAYASPLMVEDGTNTIIGPSKKNYTVVDRDTGSYGTYVGVPVYGYEDHETTNPPIWTGYYIGTITSENNDSEPMIEDLIRYYLGDNNYNITSDKVELPDDASGSGSGTTGDLTVTWDATQMTGTWSTLDSTDKPYVEFYSVKTANEFALYFLDPTVQSGFWTTTHLLTPPNSNTGESNIPTISHFTAAYGDPTPPYTPPNTPTPEPGTMILLGFGLISLAGIGRRKIKK
- a CDS encoding rubredoxin, which codes for MEKYVCGPNGYVYDDAPGCDGSPGACRPCDYVYDPAKGDPDKGIAPGTAFEDLPQDWTCPVCGECKDEFRKDK
- a CDS encoding nucleotidyltransferase family protein; the encoded protein is MGKQDILEILRRYKKEVANEYKILKIGIFGSISRGEANDESDVDIVIRVSEPDFFMLAGIKNDLEDRLKKPVDIVTYTDSMNAFLKKRIDNEAVYA
- a CDS encoding HepT-like ribonuclease domain-containing protein, producing MRDNELILEILHQIQESAQKVIQRFQIISKPNDFTDTSNGVEKMDAICMMLIVIGESLKKLDKLTDNDLLSKYPDIDWKKAKGMRDIITHHYADINADTVFFTCKRKIPDLLVTIQKIINDLKV
- the uvrC gene encoding excinuclease ABC subunit UvrC, which translates into the protein MISEKIKEKYDQAPHAPGVYLMRDKKGNILYVGKAKDLKKRLASYFMRKDQPEHKTAALLALVDDFYLVVTQSDQEAFILESNLIKEHSPKYNVLLKDGKNYPLLRIDMNEPYPSIQRVRRIEQDKALYFGPYSSSKSVNQTLKQIQRIFKLRKCREAQFKNRSRPCLNYQIKACLGLCCNAVDPGEYQARVKAAVLFLRGRTREVIKKLRLEMSEFAAAQAFEKAAQVRDTIFAVERIMERQVVVSADGQDRDVLGLAWDRDLAVVTVMQVRSGHLINTAYYPLNLGFKEPDEVLAAFVIQYYEKAAQIPGSVLFSHPSDDMVRAEARLNEVADHRVHFHYPVRGEKKRLADMARLNAKGELEKILDREAEARAGLTMLQHLLGMDRLPERMECFDNSNLQGKDPVAAMVVFTGGRPDRNAYRKFIIKGIDQQDDYAYMTHVLSRRFRHDREDIPLPDLLVVDGGKGQLSMAVSVVRELGLEGKFTLAGLAKKDADKGEKADKVYLPGRSNPLNTAQSAKALFLLAQIRDEAHRSAVTFQRSRREKRGKLSALDGIPGIGPKKKKLLLTTFKGIDNIRNQSPEELAALPGITLDMAKNLLQVLSE
- a CDS encoding 30S ribosomal protein S1 → MNDRFEDDNTQNTDQGTDQNIDQSIDQNMDEMSFEQMLDAYDSKIGREFKPGDMVEGQIISIGENSVYLDTGTKSDGVMDKSELLDENGEFQYSVGDILKLYVVSLSESEVILSKAVSGAGMAAMIEDAYRGHTPVEGRVTGVVKGGFSVDLLGKRAFCPVSQIDVKYVESLEDYEGQTYHFLITRYEEKGRNIVVSRRDLLNEQIREERTAFMKELAEGDTVQGKVTKLMSYGAFVELAPGVEGMVHISELSWSRVEKPEEVVRVDDILPVKVLKIEKPLSDSPKISLSVKQTSGNPWDNIGTTFNIGDQVSGKVVRLTSFGAFVEIAPGIDGLVHISEMSHVKRVLRPEDEVGVGQTVQVMIKAIDMDSKRISLSMKDAAGDPWTGVLAKYPVGSVVEGILEKKEGFGLFIRLEPGITGLMPTSNLRQSAEAAKFESLKPGDAVPVLVQDVDEDNRRMTLAPPDQKSSDNWKQFAKSAKGASSFGSMESILRAALEKTK
- a CDS encoding HAD family hydrolase — encoded protein: MPAMFITDFDGTLLTDDMRIRSRDLETLAGLRSAGVITVIATGRSLYSFRRALKHMDFHPEDLPLDYLIFSTGAGIMAWPGDRLIRSSSIPEEGVLEISACFDRFGFDYMIHKAIPDTSSFLFKFTSGDNPDFERRMAMYSNFATPLEAETTIYEQSTQVLAIVPGRFPWAHLDALRRELAGFSVIPATSPLDHKSSWIEVFPFGVSKRASSQWLARHLGVDRGMVTAVGNDYNDEDLLDWASQGFLLNNSPDAMKNKFISLGSNNECGVSEAAKMAGLLR